The Solenopsis invicta isolate M01_SB chromosome 12, UNIL_Sinv_3.0, whole genome shotgun sequence DNA window CTGTGACCATTCTAACAACTTCGTTTTTTCCATGGTGGACCTCGGTAATGCGAGCTATCGTCCAGTGAAGTGGTGGTACGTTTTTCTCTTTTAGCAAAACAAGTAGGCCTGGATAAAGATTGTCCGATGGATGAGCCCACTTATGCCGACGTTGCAGTTCCTGCAAGTACTCGATGTGCCAACGATTCCATATAGACTGTCTCAACTTTTGTAAAAGTTGCCATCTGGATAGTTTGTTATCTGGTGTGTCTAAAAAATTGTCCTCCACAGGTAGCAATAATGAATCTCCAACCAAGAAATGGGCGGGAGTTAGAACAGCTAGATCTTCCGGATCCTCGGTCATTGGACAAAGTGGACGCGAATTCATTATCGCTTCGATTTCCGTTAAGATGGAATTGAATTCCTCGAAGGTCAGAATCTGACCTTGAGTGACAGCGTAGAAGTGCTTCTTAACTACCTTCACTGCTGCTTCCCATAATCCGCCAAAATTTGGGGATCGTGGTGGCATGAATTGTCATTGAATTCGCTGTTGCGCTAAATGCTGCGAAATTGCTTCGCTCTCCTTTTGAAGAAACGTATAAAGTTCTTGCAGCTATCGGGCCGCTCCAACAAAGTTCGTCCCGTTGTCAGATAATATTTGATTACAGAGTCCTCTTCTTGCCGTAAAACGCCGTAAAGCAGCGATAAATGTCTCTGTTGACAAGTCCGTTACCAATTCTAGATGCACTGCCTTAGTAGCACAGCATACAAACACTGCTATCCATGCCTTTTTTGTGACCATCTTGCCTCTTCTGCGACTCTCTCGAATTAAGAAAGGTCCTGCGTAGTCAGTTCCGACATTTATAAAAGCTCGTAAGTTTTCGCAAACTCTCTTTTTGGGTAAATCACCCATTAGTACCTCTTTGCTCTCAGGCTTTTGCCTGTGCTAatctaataattacaatttctgCTTGATTCAATTCTTGCACTGTCAATGGTCCGATTATTTTAGCTCTTGGTTGCTTGCAGTTGTTCTTAAAACGTAGACAGTATGCACTGACTCGCAATAACTTGTCGTATGAGGAAAATCTTCCTAAAATATCCTCGTGTGATTGAATACTCACAGCTGCTAGCGCCTTCTTCAACTCCAGCCGCTTCGTTTCTTCCTCTTGTTGCGGCAGCTGCGGCCACTCTTTCGGATTATCGATCCACCAAGGGCCATGCCACCAAAGCTTGCTGTGTTTCCATTCTTCAATTGATGACCCTCGGGACAGGACATCCGCAGGATTGTCCGATGATGGCACATGATGCCAAGTTGCTTTCTTCACGGCCTGTTGAATTTTTGTCACACGGTTTGCTGCATAAGTTTTCAATAAGTTGGGACTAGTGTTTATCTGATGTAACACAATGCTAGAGTCGCTCCATaaatgaatttctttaattctgttACCAAATGCACGTATAGCCGTAGCAGTTAACTTAGCTAGTATGAGCGCAGCATTCAATTCCAACCTTGGTAGTGAGATAGTTTTCAAAGGAGCTATTTTACTTcttgaacaaattaaaaaagactGTGTATTACCTTCCTTATTTTTTGATACAGCATAGAGGCACGCTCCGTATGCTTTTTCGGAGGCATCTCCGAAACCCATGATATCAAACACCTGAGATTGGTTACCTGGATTTAAGTTTCGCATGACCTTAAACTCATTGAGCTCTTGTAAAGCATCATAGAACTCTTGCCACTGCTCCTGTATTATTTTTGGTAGAGGCTCATCCCATCCAATGGGAATTTGCCAGGTCTGCTGCATGATGCATTTGCCCTTGATTAAAATTGGCCCAAGAAGACCCAGCGGGTCAAAAATTTGTGCGACCTGAGATACTATGCTTCTTCGTGTTACAGTGGCTGGCCCTGGTATGCTCACTGAGTACTGTATTGTATCCGTTGTTGCATCCCATAGTAATCCGAGAATCTTTAGTGCTCCTTCCTTGTCTAGTTTTAAAAACTTATCGTTTTCATCCTCTTCTTTGATATCTTCCAAAATTTTCTTATGATTCGCTCGCCACTTTCTTAGTCGAAATTGTCCTTTCTTCAATACTTCTGTTACTTCTTTGCGTAGCTGGATAGCTTTCTCTTCTGTAGCTGCTCCTGACAACACATCATCCATATAAAAATCGTGTCTTACCACGTTTGCTGCTTCTAATAAATCATCCTCTTGCTGTGCTAATTCGCGTAGACATCTTATCGCCAAGAAAGGTGCGGCAGTTGTTCCATAAGTCACGGTGTTTAAGCTGTAGGCTTGCATCGGTTGCGTTGATTCAGATCTCCACAATATTCTCTGGAGGTGTCGATCTCTTTCTGTTACTAGAATTTGTCTGTACATGGCTTCAATATCTGCACTAAATACAAACTGATGTGTTCTAAATCTTAAAAGGATGTCAAACATCTCATTCTGCAAGTGTGGTCCGGCTTGAAGTTTATCATTCAATGACTGACCGTTTGACGTCTTGGATGATGCGTCGAAAACTACCCGAATTTTGATAGTCAAGCCATCCGTCTTAAACACTGCCTGATGAGGCAACCAACATATCTCCTCCGGCTCCTCCGTTGATGCTAATATCCTTGACATATGCTCCTTGCTTTCATAATCTGCCATGAATTTTATGTATTCCTCTTTACAGTTTGAATCATTCTTGAATTTCTTCTCTACTGCTAACAATCTTCTTTCTGCCTGCTCTTTCGACTCCCCTAAGCAAACGTTCTGCTTCCTTGGTAAACTTACTATGAATCTTCCGGAAGATGTTCTTTCTACTGTTTTCTTGAAATTCTCCTCGCATTCCACTTCTTCTTCCGTAGGCTGACAAATTTCCGATATCTCTTCCACCTTCCAAAATCGTTCTAACTGCTCCTTCAGGGTAACATCCGCTAATATTCCACATACCTTCTCCGTTCTTGTAACTTTTCCTACCTGCAGCTCTCCTCCGATGATCCAACCAAACAATGTTTTCTGCAAGCTTGGTACCCCTGTTTGTTGTGGCATGGTTTCTCTACAGAAGATGCGCCAAAATAAGCCAGCTCCGATGAGTAGATCGATGTTATTCGGCTCGTGAAACTCTGGGTCTGTTAATTGCATGTCTTTAGCTATCGGTATAAGTTTCTTATCCAACTTAACTTGAAGTAATTGTTCAATAATCGTCGGCATAATGACGCATTCAATTTCTGTTTCAAATTTGGTGTGTactgattttattttgactCTCGCCAATTCCGTATACTTAACTCTTTCACCGTTTATACCGCTGATCATCTGGCTTGTTTTGATTGTcttcaatctcattttattGAACAATGATCTTGTTATTACATTTGTCTGTGCTCCCGGATCCAATAGTGCTCTGCAGAGATGCCTTTCTCCATTTATGTCTTCTATTAACACTTGAGCCGTAGATAATATGACATGCGATTGTTCGCTCTTGGCAATGTGAATATTGAGCTTGTTCTCCGTATTTGTTTTGTCCTGAATGCGTTGATCTGAATTTTGTTCTGTGTAGACTGTCACTGTG harbors:
- the LOC113003954 gene encoding uncharacterized protein LOC113003954 is translated as MSELRTLKQKRARAKGNITRMRDRVQSEEGISKYEAEARQLKLEELWKQFEDLQLEIEMKMQPSEDRTQEQIDLINYAEREIVETVYYETAAKIREIVEMAQNRNEQERQVPVVVAAEPRAEEHNVKLPILKIPEFRGDYDQWLTFKGLFKSMFHENRKLTSVQKFQYLKSSLQGEALQIIGGFEISSENYEPAWELLTSTYDNKRLLINTHMNRLLTFPTVEKGKYATIKQIIIHVRTHIKALNVLELPVEHWDELLIHLIKDKLDYVTQKNWEEETRRRAEENRPTLEDFLRFLSEYARTMELIDNGRSKSETAKQLTSNARMIKMEKRVNVATTSRETCDNCSGPRRLFKCEEFLKLSIPMRADKARQLRLCLNCFGKKHFSKECYSGACKKCGAKHNTLLHREESSAKADEDKKTSQGTSDASALTVTVYTEQNSDQRIQDKTNTENKLNIHIAKSEQSHVILSTAQVLIEDINGERHLCRALLDPGAQTNVITRSLFNKMRLKTIKTSQMISGINGERVKYTELARVKIKSVHTKFETEIECVIMPTIIEQLLQVKLDKKLIPIAKDMQLTDPEFHEPNNIDLLIGAGLFWRIFCRETMPQQTGVPSLQKTLFGWIIGGELQVGKVTRTEKVCGILADVTLKEQLERFWKVEEISEICQPTEEEVECEENFKKTVERTSSGRFIVSLPRKQNVCLGESKEQAERRLLAVEKKFKNDSNCKEEYIKFMADYESKEHMSRILASTEEPEEICWLPHQAVFKTDGLTIKIRVVFDASSKTSNGQSLNDKLQAGPHLQNEMFDILLRFRTHQFVFSADIEAMYRQILVTERDRHLQRILWRSESTQPMQAYSLNTVTYGTTAAPFLAIRCLRELAQQEDDLLEAANVVRHDFYMDDVLSGAATEEKAIQLRKEVTEVLKKGQFRLRKWRANHKKILEDIKEEDENDKFLKLDKEGALKILGLLWDATTDTIQYSVSIPGPATVTRRSIVSQVAQIFDPLGLLGPILIKGKCIMQQTWQIPIGWDEPLPKIIQEQWQEFYDALQELNEFKVMRNLNPGNQSQVFDIMGFGDASEKAYGACLYAVSKNKEGNTQSFLICSRSKIAPLKTISLPRLELNAALILAKLTATAIRAFGNRIKEIHLWSDSSIVLHQINTSPNLLKTYAANRVTKIQQAVKKATWHHVPSSDNPADVLSRGSSIEEWKHSKLWWHGPWWIDNPKEWPQLPQQEEETKRLELKKALAAVSIQSHEDILGRFSSYDKLLRVSAYCLRFKNNCKQPRAKIIGPLTVQELNQAEIVIIRLAQAKA
- the LOC105207108 gene encoding uncharacterized protein LOC105207108 encodes the protein MPPRSPNFGGLWEAAVKVVKKHFYAVTQGQILTFEEFNSILTEIEAIMNSRPLCPMTEDPEDLAVLTPAHFLVGDSLLLPVEDNFLDTPDNKLSRWQLLQKLRQSIWNRWHIEYLQELQRRHKWAHPSDNLYPGLLVLLKEKNVPPLHWTIARITEVHHGKNEVVRMVTVRTAKGFFKRAARDVCPLPIYDNQEKM